In a genomic window of Nyctibius grandis isolate bNycGra1 chromosome 4, bNycGra1.pri, whole genome shotgun sequence:
- the SLC8A3 gene encoding sodium/calcium exchanger 3 isoform X6, which produces MSPSMVDMSLQKALLLTQEVAERKLTVEEEEAKRIAEMGKPILGEHPKLEVIIEESYEFKNTVDKLIKKTNLALVVGTHSWRDQFMEAITVSAAGDEDEDESGEERLPSCFDYVMHFLTVFWKVLFACVPPTEYCNGWACFVVSILIIGMLTAVIGDLASHFGCTIGLKDSVTAVIFVAFGTSVPDTFASKAAAIQDVYADASISNVTGSNAVNVFLGIGLAWSVAAIYWASQGQEFQVSAGTLAFSVTLFTIFAFICISVLLYRRRPHLGGELGGPRGCKVATTLLFVSLWLLYILFATLEAYCYIKGF; this is translated from the exons ATGAGCCCCAGCATGGTGGATATGAGTTTACAGAAAG ccctgctgctcacCCAAG AGGTAGCTGAGAGGAAGCTGACggttgaggaggaggaagccaaGAGGATTGCAGAGATGGGCAAACCAATACTTGGCGAGCATCCCAAACTAGAAGTCATCATTGAGGAGTCCTATGAGTTCAAG AACACCGTGGACAAGCTGATTAAGAAGACAAACCTGGCTTTGGTTGTAGGGACACATTCCTGGAGGGACCAGTTCATGGAGGCTATTACCGTCAGTGCAG CGGGTGACGAGGACGAGGACGAGTCCGGCGAGGAGCGCCTGCCGTCCTGCTTCGACTATGTGATGCACTTCCTGACGGTCTTCTGGAAGGTGCTGTTTGCCTGCGTGCCCCCCACTGAGTACTGCAATGGCTGGGCCTGCTTCGTCGTTTCCATCCTCATCATTGGCATGCTCACGGCTGTCATTGGCGACCTCGCCTCCCACTTTGGCTGCACCATCGGCCTCAAGGACTCAGTGACTGCTGTCATCTTTGTCGCCTTTGGCACTTCAGTACCAG ACACGTTTGCCAGCAAAGCCGCGGCCATCCAGGACGTCTATGCCGACGCCTCCATCAGCAACGTTACGGGCAGCAACGCCGTCAACGTCTTCCTGGGCATCGGGCTGGCGTGGTCAGTGGCAGCAATCTACTGGGCGTCGCAGGGGCAGGAGTTCCAGGTGTCGGCGGGCACCCTGGCCTTCTCCGTCACTCTCTTCACCATCTTCGCCTTCATCTGCATCAGCGTCCTCCTCTACCGCCGGCGGCCCCACCTCGGGGGGGAGCTGGGCGGCCCCCGGGGGTGCAAAGTGGCCACGACATTGCTCTTCGTCAGCCTCTGGCTGCTCTACATCCTCTTCGCCACCCTGGAGGCCTATTGCTACATCAAGGGGTTTTAG